The bacterium genome has a segment encoding these proteins:
- a CDS encoding class II aldolase/adducin family protein: MNDAELTRLSKLLIEWGHRLWQQGMLPGGDGNISVKIDAERILITPSGMSKGFLKDDDLIVVDFSSNVLQGKNKPSSEISLHILAYQYRPDISAVVHAHPPYATAFACSKIELPQNLLPESIVKLGEVPKTFFALPSTMQTAVVAEPFVLRYNAFLLKNHGAVTLGRNLEEACLRMETLEHLAKVAWLSKLLGEVTELPEWAVKKLKEIGLE; encoded by the coding sequence ATGAATGATGCTGAACTGACACGACTCTCCAAGCTTCTTATCGAGTGGGGGCACAGGTTGTGGCAACAGGGAATGCTTCCCGGCGGGGACGGCAATATAAGCGTCAAAATAGACGCGGAAAGAATCCTCATAACACCGAGTGGAATGTCCAAGGGATTCCTTAAAGACGATGACCTCATAGTAGTCGACTTCTCCTCCAATGTTTTGCAAGGCAAGAATAAACCTTCCTCGGAAATATCGCTCCACATATTAGCATATCAATATCGTCCCGACATAAGTGCTGTTGTCCACGCTCACCCGCCTTATGCCACAGCATTCGCCTGCTCCAAAATTGAGCTCCCGCAAAACCTTCTGCCAGAAAGCATAGTCAAGCTTGGCGAGGTACCGAAAACATTTTTTGCCCTGCCGTCCACCATGCAAACAGCAGTAGTAGCCGAACCATTCGTGCTGCGATACAACGCATTCCTCCTTAAAAATCACGGTGCTGTTACTCTCGGTAGAAACCTCGAGGAGGCATGTCTCAGAATGGAAACACTCGAGCACCTCGCAAAAGTAGCGTGGTTATCAAAGCTTTTGGGAGAGGTAACCGAACTCCCTGAATGGGCTGTAAAGAAACTTAAAGAAATAGGATTAGAGTAG
- a CDS encoding cupin domain-containing protein produces MEIEVKKPTEEELEKLGVKNWPTWSSPVRKFPWEYTETEICYFLEGKVIVETEDGKKVEIGKGDLVKFPKGLRCTWDVREPVKKHYRFE; encoded by the coding sequence ATGGAGATCGAAGTCAAAAAGCCAACTGAGGAGGAGCTGGAAAAGCTCGGCGTAAAGAACTGGCCTACATGGTCGTCGCCCGTAAGAAAGTTCCCGTGGGAATACACGGAAACGGAGATTTGCTATTTCCTTGAGGGCAAAGTTATCGTGGAAACCGAGGACGGCAAAAAAGTGGAAATAGGAAAAGGAGACCTCGTTAAGTTCCCCAAGGGGCTGAGATGCACATGGGATGTCAGAGAGCCAGTGAAAAAACACTATAGGTTCGAATAA
- a CDS encoding polysaccharide biosynthesis protein: protein MEQADKKSLIGIARFMPSIFSVRVLGRILGFVRQVLIARYFGASALTDAFFAVSQVTTMLKLLFGVGPLQTAATTAIINVEVKEGREKAAKILTTYIFNIAIVASLVLAVLMTTSSAWLWRIFPGISDRRELLNLFYILAPTAILGGIMYIGSAGLYARHKFIPLELANIMIPVVAIVFVLAFHVRLSIYSVAFGVLSGSIIAFGFIFYKLYRSGLIAKAKPSFRGYWSKFLITQGSAALLFTLWEQIFRIFERFLASNLAEGMITSLTLAQITVGAAMYLIAQPLSVVSHPILARSYASNDMDDFRKRFVDVISGAFFAFALLAAILASTIKPLTFIVFRQGMFSAHAASLTASAGKILSVAVIFQGLYMFLMRVMLAQKNSSALGRIGFYGWSLAMIADVFLAQKLGIVGLAITALAAFALMDVAMISVIARKSHINMITVLPSFLKSALSSFATYFFVLTLVRFTVKMFVYGLPSRIMSFLMLFIVGCVGAVIYLVLSALLKQKEVSIVLDELRKIFAKKR from the coding sequence ATGGAACAAGCTGACAAGAAAAGCTTAATCGGCATAGCGCGTTTTATGCCCTCGATATTTTCCGTTAGGGTTCTTGGCAGAATATTGGGCTTTGTCAGACAGGTTCTTATTGCTCGCTATTTCGGTGCTTCAGCATTAACTGATGCTTTCTTTGCAGTTTCTCAGGTAACGACAATGCTAAAGTTGCTTTTCGGCGTTGGTCCACTTCAGACGGCTGCTACCACTGCGATTATAAATGTCGAGGTGAAAGAGGGCAGAGAGAAAGCAGCAAAAATTTTGACCACATACATTTTTAATATCGCCATAGTGGCTTCTTTGGTGCTTGCCGTTCTTATGACTACTTCATCTGCATGGCTTTGGCGCATCTTTCCCGGCATATCTGACAGGAGAGAGCTTTTGAATTTATTTTACATTCTTGCTCCCACGGCGATTCTTGGAGGAATTATGTACATTGGTTCTGCAGGTCTTTACGCGCGCCACAAATTTATTCCTCTTGAGCTTGCGAACATAATGATTCCTGTTGTAGCGATAGTTTTCGTGCTGGCATTTCATGTGCGATTGTCCATTTATTCAGTTGCTTTCGGTGTGCTTTCAGGTTCGATTATTGCTTTTGGCTTTATTTTTTACAAGCTTTACCGCAGCGGGCTTATCGCGAAAGCGAAACCTTCATTTCGGGGATATTGGAGCAAATTTTTGATTACCCAGGGTTCAGCCGCACTTCTTTTTACGCTCTGGGAGCAAATTTTCAGGATTTTCGAGCGGTTTCTCGCATCCAATCTTGCTGAAGGCATGATAACATCGCTAACGCTTGCGCAAATAACTGTTGGTGCAGCCATGTATCTTATTGCGCAGCCTTTATCGGTTGTTTCACATCCTATTCTTGCGCGTTCTTATGCTTCCAACGACATGGATGATTTTAGAAAGCGTTTTGTGGATGTTATTAGTGGTGCTTTTTTTGCTTTCGCTTTGCTGGCAGCTATTCTTGCGTCAACGATAAAACCGCTTACATTCATAGTTTTTCGGCAGGGCATGTTTAGTGCTCATGCAGCTTCGCTTACTGCATCGGCTGGAAAGATACTTTCGGTCGCGGTAATATTTCAGGGATTATACATGTTCCTTATGCGGGTTATGCTTGCCCAGAAAAATTCGTCCGCGCTCGGGCGAATAGGCTTTTACGGGTGGAGCCTTGCCATGATTGCGGATGTTTTCCTCGCGCAAAAGCTCGGAATCGTTGGACTCGCCATTACTGCGCTTGCTGCTTTCGCGTTGATGGATGTTGCCATGATTTCTGTGATAGCCAGAAAGAGTCACATAAACATGATTACAGTATTACCATCATTTTTGAAATCGGCATTAAGCAGTTTTGCGACATATTTTTTTGTGCTAACACTGGTAAGGTTTACTGTGAAAATGTTCGTTTACGGGCTTCCAAGCAGAATAATGTCGTTTCTGATGCTTTTCATTGTGGGCTGTGTCGGCGCAGTCATCTACTTAGTCCTATCTGCCTTGCTCAAGCAGAAAGAAGTGAGCATTGTGCTTGATGAATTAAGAAAGATTTTTGCGAAAAAAAGATGA
- a CDS encoding SLBB domain-containing protein has translation MLNLGHGQYPSVQPQTQYVTPPAVQKPPTKPMEAQKYVTPEMQFVDTTAILQKILEQRQLARQPAEVYFPEGKWYFDEPVVVDGETIQVIRKALPKSLTRFGSQVFQNIPQISASQLPVAGEYIIGTGDKLLLNIWGAINSQYELVVDRDGKIYIPQAGEVAVAGLSINAARKRVGKALKRVFADINYSLTLAAVKTIQVFVVGHVKNPGIYDLPGLSRVVNAVAAAGGPSRSGSYRKIKVYRGNKLVAKLDLYELFTEGKAKGNIQLASGDVVVVPGYDKLVKLRGKVKTPAVFELVEGETISDLLKYSGGVTADADVSNIFVDRIENGEHIAVTLDLTDSLSAKTEILDGDDISIFPVNPYREDVVFVVGYIPHSGAYGWHEGLTLGELLGKEGMLFEDTYKKRVDILRLKPDGRREIIAADLISEKANTPLKPQDKIILYSVRDFLYPRKVAIFGSVKNPGVYELYDGMRVSDLVFHAGGLLVEAYLDSVELVRIVDGIRRESMWINLSEVLNNPGSAQDVLLRENDVVVVHSIPGWLKPEIVTILGEVKYPGNYAIIRENETLSELFQRCGGFTEDAFLEGVTMIRPKISERVGKKNLQAIISSTRPIIIDSLGRIDTLSYVFSFNPEDLNRMIISAKDVIRGKTDIVLEAGDTIIVPKTPGEVSVIGAVALNGTVKFKEGKNARYYIKMAGGLTKNADADQIRLVKMNGRVEKISLGYDKISPGDVIIVPKKIERKVDVLAITSTIVSIISGAVTSLYIILRLK, from the coding sequence TTGCTGAATTTAGGGCATGGTCAATATCCTTCTGTTCAACCTCAAACTCAATATGTTACGCCGCCGGCGGTTCAAAAGCCGCCTACCAAGCCGATGGAGGCTCAGAAGTATGTTACCCCCGAGATGCAATTTGTGGATACTACAGCTATTCTTCAGAAAATACTTGAGCAACGGCAACTGGCAAGGCAACCTGCCGAAGTTTACTTCCCGGAAGGAAAGTGGTATTTCGATGAACCGGTGGTGGTCGATGGCGAGACGATTCAGGTTATAAGGAAAGCATTGCCAAAAAGTCTTACAAGGTTTGGCTCGCAGGTTTTCCAGAATATACCGCAGATAAGTGCCTCGCAACTACCTGTGGCTGGTGAATACATTATAGGGACGGGCGACAAACTTCTTCTCAACATCTGGGGCGCGATAAACAGTCAGTATGAACTTGTTGTGGACAGAGATGGTAAGATATACATTCCGCAGGCAGGGGAAGTTGCTGTCGCAGGGCTTTCTATTAATGCTGCGCGCAAAAGGGTTGGAAAAGCATTAAAACGAGTTTTCGCCGACATAAACTACAGTCTTACTCTTGCGGCAGTAAAAACGATTCAAGTTTTCGTCGTTGGTCATGTGAAAAATCCCGGTATCTACGACCTTCCCGGACTTTCGAGAGTGGTTAATGCTGTTGCTGCTGCTGGTGGGCCATCGAGGTCGGGTTCATATAGAAAAATTAAGGTATACAGGGGGAACAAACTCGTAGCCAAACTCGACCTTTACGAGCTCTTCACCGAGGGCAAAGCCAAGGGCAACATCCAGCTTGCAAGCGGTGATGTAGTGGTTGTGCCCGGGTATGACAAGTTGGTCAAACTTCGTGGAAAGGTTAAAACTCCCGCAGTTTTCGAACTTGTCGAAGGGGAAACTATATCGGACCTTCTCAAATATAGTGGCGGAGTAACTGCTGATGCTGATGTGAGCAACATATTTGTGGACAGGATAGAAAACGGCGAGCATATCGCAGTAACGCTCGACCTTACCGATTCGCTAAGCGCGAAAACTGAAATTCTCGACGGCGATGACATATCGATATTCCCGGTGAATCCCTATCGCGAGGATGTTGTTTTCGTGGTGGGCTACATACCTCATTCCGGTGCGTATGGCTGGCATGAGGGACTGACGCTTGGCGAGCTTCTCGGAAAAGAGGGAATGCTTTTCGAGGATACTTACAAAAAGCGGGTCGATATATTGCGTTTAAAACCCGACGGAAGGCGCGAAATAATCGCCGCTGACCTGATAAGCGAGAAAGCTAATACACCTTTGAAGCCACAAGATAAGATAATTCTTTATTCGGTAAGGGATTTTCTTTATCCGCGCAAGGTCGCCATTTTTGGCTCCGTAAAAAATCCAGGGGTTTATGAGCTTTACGATGGGATGAGAGTATCGGACCTTGTGTTTCATGCTGGTGGGCTACTCGTGGAAGCTTATCTTGATAGCGTTGAGCTGGTAAGAATAGTTGACGGTATAAGGCGCGAATCGATGTGGATAAACCTTTCCGAGGTACTTAACAATCCCGGTAGCGCACAAGATGTTTTACTGCGGGAAAACGATGTGGTGGTGGTTCACTCGATACCGGGATGGCTTAAACCTGAGATAGTAACGATTCTTGGGGAGGTTAAATATCCCGGGAACTACGCTATTATAAGGGAGAACGAGACCTTATCCGAACTTTTCCAGCGGTGCGGTGGTTTTACCGAGGATGCCTTTCTTGAGGGCGTAACGATGATTCGACCAAAAATAAGCGAAAGAGTTGGCAAAAAGAATCTTCAAGCGATAATAAGCAGCACGAGACCCATTATAATAGATTCTCTCGGAAGGATAGACACGCTTTCATATGTTTTCAGTTTCAATCCAGAGGATCTCAACAGGATGATAATAAGTGCAAAAGATGTTATAAGAGGCAAAACCGATATAGTCCTTGAAGCGGGGGACACGATAATAGTTCCCAAGACACCGGGTGAGGTAAGCGTTATAGGCGCTGTTGCGCTTAATGGGACGGTTAAGTTCAAAGAGGGGAAGAACGCGAGGTATTATATAAAGATGGCTGGTGGGCTTACAAAAAATGCCGATGCCGACCAAATAAGACTTGTCAAAATGAACGGCAGAGTTGAGAAGATATCGCTGGGTTACGATAAAATATCTCCAGGTGATGTGATAATAGTTCCCAAGAAAATCGAGCGGAAAGTAGATGTTTTGGCGATAACATCCACTATAGTTTCGATAATTAGCGGTGCTGTGACATCCCTTTACATTATTCTCAGATTAAAGTGA
- a CDS encoding 50S ribosomal protein L25, giving the protein MKGFLLTGEIREERGSRAARRLRRAGYVPAVVYGDGKEALPIKVPKHELSHIMHSRAGEHALVELKIKGEGKRAKKYLTIIKDVQHDPITDTIIHADFEKVSLKKPVSFKLPIEFVGVAVGVKKGGVLTPHLHELEVLAKPADAPEVIRIDVSNIELGESLYVKDIVIENVKILSDPEEVVVSVVKPRGIVEEAPAEVAEEEKAEEKAEEKEKEKGEKEESSEKSS; this is encoded by the coding sequence ATGAAAGGTTTTCTGTTAACAGGAGAGATAAGGGAGGAGCGCGGCAGTCGTGCCGCAAGAAGATTGCGTAGGGCGGGATATGTGCCCGCGGTGGTTTACGGGGACGGCAAAGAAGCCTTGCCGATAAAGGTGCCAAAGCACGAACTTTCCCACATTATGCACTCGCGCGCAGGTGAACATGCACTGGTGGAACTTAAGATTAAGGGCGAAGGAAAAAGAGCGAAAAAGTATTTAACCATAATAAAGGATGTCCAACACGACCCCATAACCGATACGATAATCCACGCCGATTTCGAGAAAGTATCGCTTAAGAAACCTGTTTCGTTTAAGTTGCCCATTGAGTTCGTCGGAGTTGCCGTGGGGGTTAAAAAAGGCGGTGTTCTTACCCCACATCTTCACGAGCTTGAGGTTCTCGCAAAACCTGCCGATGCGCCCGAGGTAATAAGAATTGATGTGTCGAATATCGAGCTTGGCGAATCCCTGTATGTTAAGGACATAGTCATTGAGAATGTGAAGATACTTTCTGACCCTGAGGAAGTAGTTGTATCGGTGGTGAAGCCGAGAGGTATAGTTGAGGAGGCGCCTGCGGAAGTAGCGGAAGAGGAAAAGGCTGAAGAGAAAGCAGAGGAGAAGGAAAAAGAGAAGGGAGAAAAGGAGGAATCCTCTGAGAAAAGTTCATGA